The following coding sequences lie in one Sorghum bicolor cultivar BTx623 chromosome 6, Sorghum_bicolor_NCBIv3, whole genome shotgun sequence genomic window:
- the LOC8075868 gene encoding trihelix transcription factor ASIL2 → MDDDDDVSHSLSPSPPSSSALPVDGPVTVAAAPPGSAMAVALPIHRTAASLYASATGGGGGGGSGGGGGGGGREDAWSDGATSALIDAWGERFVALGRGSLRHPQWQEVADAVSSRDGYSKAPKSDVQCKNRIDTLKKKYKVERAKPVSGWQFFDRLDFLLAPTYGNKPGSGGNGGGGGHNSNSRSQMPGALRVGFPQRSRTPLMPAAGSAAKRRAPSPEPSVSSESSDGFPPVPALPAVNGKRKRTDEGRADDGGSSGDDRAQGLRELAQAIRRFGEAYERVEAAKLEQAAEMERRRMDFTQELESQRVQFFLNTQMELTQAKNHASPATAAVPAGGSSRRMSVVTDAGGSSNHHSRYRISHGDRHRHAPRPHYQQYHDNNNHAVAAAASEGEQSDDEEDDYEEESQ, encoded by the coding sequence atggacgacgacgacgacgtgtcGCACTCCCTCTCCCCGTCGCCGCCCTCCTCCTCCGCGCTCCCCGTGGACGGCCCCGTCACCGTCGCCGCTGCGCCGCCGGGCTCCGCCATGGCGGTCGCGCTCCCGATCCATAGGACCGCGGCGTCCCTGTACGCCAGcgccaccggcggcggcggcggcggcgggagcggaggcgggggcgggggcggcggGAGGGAGGACGCCTGGAGCGACGGCGCCACCTCCGCGCTCATCGACGCCTGGGGCGAGCGCTTCGTCGCGCTCGGCCGCGGCAGCCTCCGCCACCCGCAGTGGCAGGAGGTCGCCGACGCCGTCTCCTCCCGTGACGGCTACTCCAAGGCGCCCAAGTCCGATGTCCAGTGCAAGAACCGCATCGACACGCTCAAGAAGAAGTACAAGGTCGAGAGGGCCAAGCCAGTCTCCGGCTGGCAGTTCTTCGACCGCCTCGATTTCCTCCTCGCGCCCACCTACGGCAACAAGCCCGGCTCCGGcggcaacggcggcggcggagggcacAACTCCAACAGCCGCAGCCAGATGCCTGGGGCGCTGCGGGTGGGCTTCCCGCAGCGCAGCCGCACGCCGCTGATGCCCGCGGCAGGCTCCGCGGCCAAGCGGAGGGCGCCTTCGCCGGAGCCGTCGGTGTCCTCCGAGTCCTCCGACGGCTTCCCGCCGGTGCCGGCCCTTCCGGCAGTGAacgggaagaggaagaggacggACGAAGGGCGCGCCGACGACGGTGGCAGCAGCGGCGATGACCGCGCGCAGGGGCTTCGGGAGCTGGCGCAGGCGATACGGCGCTTCGGCGAGGCGTACGAGCGCGTGGAGGCTGCCAAGCTGGAGCAGGCCGCCGAGATGGAGCGTCGGCGCATGGACTTCACGCAGGAGCTGGAGTCGCAGCGCGTGCAGTTCTTCCTCAACACGCAGATGGAGCTCACGCAGGCGAAGAACCACGCGTCTCCTGCCACGGCCGCCGTCCCTGCCGGTGGCTCGTCTAGGAGGATGTCAGTGGTTACCGACGCCGGTGGCAGCAGTAATCACCATAGCCGTTACCGGATCAGCCATGGTGACAGGCACCGTCATGCTCCGCGCCCACATTACCAGCAGTACCATGACAACAACAATCACGCGGTGGCAGCGGCTGCAAGTGAGGGTGAGCAGTCTGATGACGAGGAGGATGATTATGAAGAAGAGAGCCAGTAA
- the LOC8080362 gene encoding sm-like protein LSM1B, with protein sequence MSWSAPDDILLSTSLAGFLDKKLIVLLRDGRKLLGTLCSFDQFANVVLQGACERVIVGEQYCDVPLGLYVIRGENVVLIGELDREKDELPAHMTCVSEAEIRKAEKAEREARDLKGTMRKRMEFLDFD encoded by the exons ATGTCTTGGTCCGCGCCCGACGACATCCTCCTCTCCACCTCCCTCGCCGGCTTCTTGGACA AGAAACTTATTGTCCTGCTAAGAGATGGACGGAAACTTCTTGGCACCCTCTGCTCATTTGATCAGTTTG CAAATGTTGTTCTTCAGGGTGCTTGTGAACGAGTGATTGTAGGGGAACAATATTGTGATGTTCCTCTTGGTCTGTATGTTATCCGAGGAGAGAATGTTGTTTTAATCGGAGAATTG GATCGCGAAAAGGATGAACTCCCTGCTCACATGACATGTGTTTCAGAAGCAGAAATAAGAAAG GCTGAAAAGGCAGAGCGAGAAGCAAGGGATCTGAAAGGCACGATGAGGAAACGGATGGAGTTCCTAGACTTCGATTAA
- the LOC8075869 gene encoding uncharacterized protein LOC8075869 has product MGEAPPPCVIVVPRRATAHSFRLPRHGRRKKVHVVRLGGGGGGEGRRYGRGLRLRRWLRRAAWRLAELCVAALSGQGLPGAPPRPSAAHHPPWTGVEPYFAAPFVPVARMKRAGAHA; this is encoded by the coding sequence ATGGGGGAAGCTCCGCCTCCGTGCGTCATCGTCGTGCCGCGGCGCGCCACCGCGCACTCGTTCCGCCTGCCCCGCCACGGCCGCCGGAAGAAGGTCCACGtcgtccggctcggcggcggcggcggcggcgaagggCGCCGCTACGGGCGCGGGCTCAGGCTCCGTCGGTGGCTGCGGCGCGCGGCGTGGCGCCTCGCGGAGCTCTGCGTGGCGGCGCTGTCGGGCCAGGGCCTCCCGGGGGCGCCGCCCAGGCCCAGCGCGGCGCACCACCCGCCGTGGACCGGCGTGGAGCCCTACTTCGCCGCGCCCTTCGTCCCCGTCGCGCGGATGAAGCGCGCCGGAGCGCATGCCTAG